From the genome of Cydia fagiglandana chromosome 27, ilCydFagi1.1, whole genome shotgun sequence:
ATTTTGAATTACGATTTCCAATATACGTATCGCGTTTAATGATGGTCCCCGTGACAGTTCATGACAGTTTagctcattatttatttatgaaaacatttaaattaataaaaatactaaaagcatattttttcaacatttttttcattAAGCCCAAAAGAGACATGAAGAAACTGTCATAGGTAATACCATTATTCCACGCGAGAGATAGCGATACGTACAAATTGTCATAGCAAGAGGGATGCGGTTGGGTgaatcaacaactttttgatATTCCGTCCCGTTACCCAAGAGACAAACACAGTTTTTTAGAAATTTCGCAAGACATTTCCtctattacctacctatacaggCCTCACTAAAACAGGCCTTATAACTACTAATCAATGCGTGACAagatacataatttttttttatgttttaaaaaatgcgacgtcacaccagggggggaggggtttaccaaatgtgaccaagtttgCCAatgagggggggaggggtcaaaaaacctagatattcatgtgatgtaattaatggatgacccctaacttcTCGAGGAAATACGAGCTAATCGTCAGTTCGTCCACTTTCAGGTCATACTGGCGATTGTCATACTGTTGATTCCGTGGCGGATTTGCCCCGCAGCCCAGTAGGCTTGGAACTAGAACGGCaaaatattaggggcggcagtcTATATATGAGTGCTGAGAAAGAGGcgactatagaccgaccgcttaaatgagtcttGGGcaccgtacgcctgccgcccgcaccttccccgccgcccttagtcgtcctcccccgtcgcccccgtacataccgcgcaggcgaggacccatttaagcggtcggtctatagtaaTTCAGGGCCTGAGGCCTAGGGCAGCCaacactgcaaatccgccactgtgtcGATCATAATGGGCCTGAAGCTACTGCATAGAAGAGCTATGCTGAGGTGTGGACAGTCGACAACAGGCAGCGTAGCGAGTTAGATTTTTGAAGGGGGGTGCCCTATTCCAGACCTTATCTGCATCGTGCCGATAAAGTGACAGCGTTCTTCGGAACATATCAATGCACTGATTCAGATAAAGAACGGTAGATTAGACGTTCGTTATCAGTTATGATTTAGCTATAAGTAGCCTAGGATTGTGTGAATAAATCagtctatactctgtatctgtaggtatttaaatatgtaaaagtaaacaaacaatttgtacattttcgggcagttataacatttattagttaaccaaccaaacacaaaaccgcctggaccactcactgaacgacctgactttaaccttaacgagccatttgagggtagattttgtttacttttatttaaatacctaaagatacaaacTATAAGTGTACCCGTCACCGGTACCTTTTACTCACCCGGCCACGTTCCTCTAAAATATTCAGCCCGTAAATTATTGCAGGTGGCTAAATAAAcaacctgtggcctattttataaagctacaagttacaatttacaagcggaagtctctttctaaccctatgtgttagaacgagacttccgcttgtaaattgtaacttgtagctttataaaataggccactgtaTGTAATCAGTGATTACTAATGACATTCTGCATCCCTCTCATTTGTCAATTGTCAGGTTGCCATTGTCAATATCGAATGTTTATTGTTTAGTGTTGTTTTTGTTATTAATAGTAAATACAATCAGTTTAAGAACTACctttgtaattaattataactgcaaaacgtaattcaagaccaaaaaaagtatgacaatgttgccactgcaataaattgtttgtaaaattgtaaattccttttgataaataatcacgctgagataatttattcattagttattttactcctactatttaaaaaaagtacttttagttaattatttgtacataaatacaagatgcgctagtaaaaaagtggcaacatttcttcctttttttggtcttgaattacgttttgcagtatagttatCATCTCCATCGTTATCGTCCATCGTCAACGTGAAATTAGTTATAGATCATTTTGgagattaaataaaaatattatcgaAGATATTGCAATCTACAGAGCGACATAAATACTcgtagtagaaattaaatgagGGCACCACTTTCTacgtaagggctcatttagacggcgcgcaaactcgcatgcgattttagttacattgcggaccattATGGTTACATGAATTTAGCCGACCGATCAAATAAGCAAgcactcgcatgcgagttctcgcaccgacTAAATGAGCCCTATCTTACACATTTTTGCCGTAAAATGCAACAATTTAGAAtggatttttttagttccattttactAAATTTCTACCAATTTATGTCGCACTGTACCTGGGTATTACGAGTAGGCACACCGTGCACCGTATAAATAAATGCTCTTTCCGGAATTCGAATACAGAATTCttttttttacgattttacAAAGGTAGTTCCTAAAACAGTtatattaagtaagtaggtacatactttattacattttatgtaCATAATAATGATGTGATAtgtgatcaaatatatttaattaaaacgatatttgtttttatttaacctGATCCCGAAATTTTGCCTTAAAATACAAAGTACTTAGCTACTCTTAACtcgtaagtacctacatgtgATTTTGTGAAGTttagagttaggccaagaaaagtcagcagcggttatgatagcccacacagtgcaagtgttattttaaacatcgtCATACTGTACCTATTGGATCCCATGATGAtctcatacatttcacgactcttctctttccgcacagattgGCACAgactacatatttttaaatttgccgcttttttctactgacggaaatggatTGACATACTTTAACAATAGAATAGGTAAGAGAAAAAAGAGTAAGTGAATTGATATTTCACCCCAAGAAAATCTTCTGAGGGTCTACCACGAAAACCgtttttcgcaaattgcggggatctttctcttttactccaataaaggcgtaattagagtgacagagaaagatgtccgcaatttgcgaacttcgattttcgcggttatagccctgaacaACCTCCTGAAGCTACGTTCGTAATCTAGAATACCTTGAACCAATTTTTATACAACATTGTGTACTGGTACGTGTACAATTTAGGGAAAACTAAAATGAatctaaataaaacaataaaaattagcAAATGAAAGATTATTAGCACAATAATACTGTAAACATTAAGAATTATAATAAACTTTATCGTAGTTTACATCAAATTGACACAATATCTTGTGATTTCAGAACGCTCACTCGATGCCTGTCAATAATACAATTGTACTCCAATTTCTATAGGAAAATCGAGGAGAAAAAACCATCGATCTTGATGTAAATTAGCTGTAAATCCGTGTATTTGTTTAAATTAGTCATATCATAAGTTATTATAATGTCATTCGAGATTATTATAAAGAATGAGCCGGTGGATCCGGAAGAAATCTGCATCGGATCGGGGCCGCAAATGGAGACTGAATTCGTCAATATAAAAGTAGAAAGGTAATTATTATGatgttctatttaataaattaggAAAATCCTGCTTCGTTGGACCAGTAAGTGATTATAGCGACTGCCGCTACCTATGTTATTTAtagactaggtaggtacttacttaatcaaAATCTTtcctacttttcttttttttaaagctGTACACTTCTTTTGTTTAAATTTCTCATTTCATATAAGTAATACGAGtatttccactcagaatcaCAAGCTCTTTTGGTCTTAATAGAAGCAGAAAAAGTGTcccaaaatttccatacattttcgATCGAAAGTATATGGAAAATGGTAAtggaatggaaataaaaatgtcGGGATACTTTTTTTCTCATAAAAGGtacgaaagagctcgtgattctcgGTAAAAATAGCCATAAAAATTCAGAAACAAACAAAAGTGCGGCCGCCAGCGCGGCTGAACACCTCAAGCGGCGCAAATATGCAGCCATTGATTCTGGctgtataaaaatatatgacgcgctcttattgcgctccaaataagaacgtgtcacatatttttgcggccctagttgtgtaagatattaTTGCTGATGACTACAACTTagtgtaaaattttaaatataactaggtattaatttaaaaaagccCCCCACACAGCAACAGTATCCATTTTATGCCATAAATGCCttacatcatttttgaaatgattgACTTCAGCTTGACTCTTCAAACTGCTAGATCTATTTTTATCAAACATAGGTAGCTAAAATCACCGACAGAAAACTCACTTCCATGTAAACTGCATCAAAATTGTCCTATTTGTTTGAGAGCAACAATGtcacagacaaacagacagaggcGTCAAACATATTGGGGGTCAAAAATGGCCCCTTTACAAAGTTTTCATAAACACTGTTCCAGAGTTGATCCAACACCTGATACTCAAGTGACAGTGAAGATTGAGCCTCAGGATGTTTGCATAGATTACGAAGCTCAAACTGACGGACAAACGGGCTCGCCTCAGGTCGGCATTAAATATGAAGcggaacagacagacagacacacaggtGTGGTGAAGATTGAGCCTGTTGATCGGGACTTACCTGtgagtattgtttttttttaatatttacatatactTACAGGGTGTTTCAGaggatttgttttaatttaaaaataattgtttcaGCCATTGTGCATTGCAttgatttataataaaatttatagttaaatagcctgtgggatggctcagctaaataccaactcgccgctttggactcagtggagtgcagagccaggaggatgattggcgacaagaagctaacggctaggcttcagactttggcccatcggcggaaagtcgccagcctgtcggtattctacaggttgcacttcggggagtgtgcccaagagctacacgagctcattccaccgtccccattctaccatcggacttttagacgcacggccggtttccatccttacttggtagatattccgccaattcgcactaagcgctttgcttctactttccttatgcgcactgccaaggaatggaattccttgccggcgtctatatttccgtgctcttataacccggcaaccttcaaatcaagagtgaacaggcaccttctgggcgagctcgctccatcgtaggccacgtctacgcctcggctagtctgtggccatgagtaaacccatgcataataaaaaaaaaaaaaaaaaataggcatCCAAAAACAGGTTCTAACCCAAGCGTATTAATTACGTCCATATTTCTTCCCTACGTAGTCACCGCGTTCGCATTAATTCATCTTAAATTAATGATTACtcttaaataaatactaaataaaataaaaaaaaccttagcCAGCAattctttccaccatattatgggtcaaggggaccctaaataaataagtatttgaaACAAGTACAAATAAAGACAATTGGATAAATAATAAAGTGTTTATTTGTTTTGCAGCAAGAGAAAGTAAGAAAACAGAAGAAACGCCAGGGCCCGCCGTCTCCGAAGCTGATTCTGCCGGATATTCCGGATTATAACGGTACGTAAAACGTTACCTTaaggcagtggggagacactcctgacatcggtcgaactcggctccgttcggctcagcattgctccgagcaattattagggttggcaccacttgacttccttgtgcgtgcacgaccacagataagataatcacttgaattttgacaaccctaaattgtcgaaagggatagtgccatatactaaaaagggatagcatgattcgaccctgaatcgctgtcaaacttcgggtttgtaggaagtgtcctttctgtacggtagtactattattgttTCTGTGGCTTAAAACTaatagtcggtagtgaccctgcctacgaaggtTACAGTTGAGGCCATGAGCGTACGCAGCCTTTTTTAAGGAGTGGGTTAGAAGTACACAACAAGGTACAAGGTTTTGTTTTGGCACAGACATACTCGTAAGCTGAGCCACTTACCTTTTCAATTAGTTTGTAAGCATTATCGTGtacttttattatttacctatgtTCAAACTTTTTCAATAAACgtcttttattataatttatttattaaggagGGGAGGCGGGGTATGCTGTAACAGGGTACGATTGAAACAGATattcttagcttatggtcagagaccaggccccaatttcacatcggtgacaggtgcaacaattgtaaaacatcactgttgctgacgtcacaggtatccatgggctacggttaccgcttaccatcgggcgggccgtattcctgtttgccaccagcattgtattattaaaatactttattatatcggaaaaacagatatttctcttgctaagtttatgaaaattttcacaagaaacactacaattgtcacgaaattccgacatataactcattacctacaattcttctaaatctttgacaattgtcagaaacttcgcaagagagatatctgttttttttccgatataataaagtttttttaaaataatacaacgATGTTGGCAAataggaatacggcccgcccgatggtaagtggtaatcgtagcccatggatgtctgtgacgtcagcaacagtgatttttacaattgtcgcacttGTCACCGTgttgaaattggggccagggttgggcaactgccccaccttgccccaccgtgggtacgcctatggTTGAGGCGCAGCTTTAGGTGTATATTTTGTTAAGGTTCTGTGTAACCCGGGCGAAGTCAGGGCGGTTcgctattattataatatcttCTTAAGCTtaggggcttagtcaatttgtgtgagaatgtcctataataattatttatttattattcatgaCAATCCAAAAACTATGATTCGATTATGAAATATACTGTTGTCAGTTTAAAGGTTTTCAAAGCATGCTTGTATTTTCCAGATCCAACATCAGTAGACAGAGTCAACGGGACCTCATCTTGTCCCATCTGTCACAAGGTACTCTCGAATCGAGGCAATGTACAACGCCACCTAGCGCTGCATGAGAAAAAAACATACACCTGCGACTACTGCAATCGCACGTACACAAATAAGAAGTTTTTCGACAAACATATCTACTTACATAGCATAGAAAAGAAGTATAAATGTGACGTGTGTAAGAAAAGATTTAAAACTGTTTCCAATTTGGAGCAACACAAAAAGTCACACTTGGAAGTTAAGCCTCACCCGTGTGATATATGCGGGCGAACTTTCGGTATACGCGGCAATATGCTGAAGCATAGGGAACGGCATAAAGCTAAAACGGAAAGCTACAATTGCCCTGTCTGCAATAAGTTCTTCGATAAAGAGTTTTTACTTAACAGCCATATGTCAAGGCATAACGACGAAAAACCCTACATGTGCGACATATGCTGCATGAATTTTAAGCATAAAAGCACTTTAATCCGGCACACGCAGTTACATAACGGTAACAAGCCGTATTTTTGCCAAATATGCTTCAAAAGATTTACCTCTTACGGTTTAATTAAACCTCATATGCGGATACACACAGGGGAAAAACCATACGTCTGCAGAATGTGCAAAAAACCTTTTGCACATAAACATAATAGGGATAGACATGAAGTCAGACACAGCAAAGTGAAAAATCTAGTCTGCCATATTTGCAATAAGAAGTTTCCTAGAGAAAGCAGGTTGAAATATCACATGCGGTCGCACACTAAAGAGAAACCGTTTTCTTGTAATGTGTGTTTAAGAAAATTTTCACATAAACAGAACGTTATCAGGCATTATGACAGAAAACATCCCAATGTTGAGTATGGGATCACTAAGAATGAGGTTAAAATTGAAGaagttgaataaaaaaaataaacaagtgcgagttgaactcgcgcacgaagggttccgtaccattacgcaaaaaacgacaaaaaatcacgtttgttgtatgggagccccacttaaatatttaatttattatgtttttagtatgtgttgttatagcggcaacagaaatacattatctgtgaaaatgtcaactgtctgtttgtgaaaatttcaatttcaaatttcaacccGTGATTAATCGGTTAAGTcgttaacccaatgtcaaatattactggtaaccatggtaactccaggtttaaccagttatcCGGGTTGGTGAAATGGTGCGAGTGGCGCTTAGTTGGGCAATTTAGCTTACAATTGCATTTTCGTGCAACTAGTCTAAATATGATAAGTATTTCATGTTTTTGTCTGTGATAAgtctattattatatttgaaaaaGATACTTGTCCCATGAGTCACAGTTAAGGCTTTTGTAATTTATTTCCTTTGCGAATTTCAAATGTGTAAACTGCAAAattgcaaaacgtaattcaggaccaaaaaaagtaagaaatgttgccacttttttactagcgcgtcttgtatttatgtaaaaatacgtaaataaaagtactttttcaAATTGCAGGAGTAaagttactaataaataaattatcttagcgtgatt
Proteins encoded in this window:
- the LOC134677947 gene encoding zinc finger protein OZF-like; its protein translation is MSFEIIIKNEPVDPEEICIGSGPQMETEFVNIKVERVDPTPDTQVTVKIEPQDVCIDYEAQTDGQTGSPQVGIKYEAEQTDRHTGVVKIEPVDRDLPQEKVRKQKKRQGPPSPKLILPDIPDYNDPTSVDRVNGTSSCPICHKVLSNRGNVQRHLALHEKKTYTCDYCNRTYTNKKFFDKHIYLHSIEKKYKCDVCKKRFKTVSNLEQHKKSHLEVKPHPCDICGRTFGIRGNMLKHRERHKAKTESYNCPVCNKFFDKEFLLNSHMSRHNDEKPYMCDICCMNFKHKSTLIRHTQLHNGNKPYFCQICFKRFTSYGLIKPHMRIHTGEKPYVCRMCKKPFAHKHNRDRHEVRHSKVKNLVCHICNKKFPRESRLKYHMRSHTKEKPFSCNVCLRKFSHKQNVIRHYDRKHPNVEYGITKNEVKIEEVE